The following is a genomic window from Fusobacterium sp. DD2.
CATTGCTTTTGTTCTCCCTGTTTAGTTGCTTCCTCTATTGCGCTTTGAATTTTACCCATGGTAACTGTGTCTGATTTAGGTATTAAAATAGTAGTGCTAAATTTAGCTTCCTGCCCTTCAGTAGGCGCGTAAGGTTCAAACAAATGTACATAACTTAAACGTACTTTCCCGGTCATAATTCTAGTATCTGCCATATTCAATTCCTCCTATTTATTTACAGCTGAGAATTCATCAACTGCATTAATCACATTACTAATAGCTTGTCTTTTATCTGACACAGCTACCAAAGTTGGTTTACCTGGATTCTTGATAATTAAATCACCAACTAAATCATTGAACGGTTTTTTCCCAATGACCTTCTCCATCTGAGCAAGTGTCAAAGTTGTTCTTTTATAAAGTAGTGCTTCATCAATTCCATTCGAAGTAAGCACTTTTATAGCATCATCTGTATTTTTAAATTCTCTTACTGATCTTCCATTAACTGCCTTCCATCCTGGAACCTCTTTTCCATTCAGGCACTCTTGTAATGCCCAGTCTTGTAGTCCCTTAATCCAGTCTTGAAGTTGTTTCCCTTGTTCAAGTATCGCCCCAACTTCTTCTGGTGTAAGCTCTGGTGGTTTTCTGAATTCAAATTTAGCTAGCTCCATATTCTTATCGGCTAGTGCCCTACATGTTGCTTTAGCTTTACAGAATTTACAGTGTTCGCCTGGATTAAATTCTCCTTCTCCTTTTACCGCTAGTGCTGCTTTTTTCTTAGCCTCTTCTGCAAATTGGAGTAAATATTCTAGGTCGCATTCCCAAGTTTCAATATTGCCAATACGAGGTTGCACAATGCTCATCTTTATGTGTTTTATATCGTAAAATAGATTTATAGACAGCCATGCTCCTAATGCATATAGAAGCATTTGCTTATTCTCCACAGGACTTACCTCAACACCTTTACCATATTTGAAATCAATTACTTGAAGTGTTTGACCTCCTACCAGAAGGCAGTCAGCAGTTCCAAAACCATCAGGAACGTAGTCGGCAAATTTAATCTTTTGCTCCACTGCCACAAATGGATTAGTGTAAGCATATACCTGTTCCATTACAAAATCAGTATAAGTTTCTGCGTGATCCAGCATTTCCTTGTCATAAAGACGGTGTTTTTTAAGTTTTTCAATTTCACTATTGCATTGCTTTTCTGTTATTTTGCCTAATAGAGATAGAAGTT
Proteins encoded in this region:
- a CDS encoding DUF2800 domain-containing protein, giving the protein MAHALLGPSSAERWMACPPSVLLTKDMPNETSDFALEGTVAHAVCENKLLSLLGKITEKQCNSEIEKLKKHRLYDKEMLDHAETYTDFVMEQVYAYTNPFVAVEQKIKFADYVPDGFGTADCLLVGGQTLQVIDFKYGKGVEVSPVENKQMLLYALGAWLSINLFYDIKHIKMSIVQPRIGNIETWECDLEYLLQFAEEAKKKAALAVKGEGEFNPGEHCKFCKAKATCRALADKNMELAKFEFRKPPELTPEEVGAILEQGKQLQDWIKGLQDWALQECLNGKEVPGWKAVNGRSVREFKNTDDAIKVLTSNGIDEALLYKRTTLTLAQMEKVIGKKPFNDLVGDLIIKNPGKPTLVAVSDKRQAISNVINAVDEFSAVNK